The Desulfobulbaceae bacterium genome has a segment encoding these proteins:
- a CDS encoding PAS domain S-box protein, with amino-acid sequence MQDQMNPEIKFPPEYGDVTELNTCRLILDTVGKDTLAEIVANYVDLLGTSAAIYEVNGDYAYGISSSNYCTYLDRASRVLCSTDDDVETLRCGKWICHECCWNESALEAIKTLQPVDVECPGGLHLYAVPIVANGQAIGAMNMGYGSPPTDPEKLQKIAEQYQVDIDELTQLANAYVPRPVEIVKAAKSQLAISAKLIGYILERKEAEDLLKQSKKRLELVIKGSNDAPWDWDLITNELYYSPQWWAQLGYTQNALPADSALWDRLMHPDDGKHVSDVFPGALDNNTDSYQVEFRLQHKDGHYVPVLSRGTITRDQDGKPIRVTGTNMDLTERKEIEDKLLKSEERYRLLVENTRDVIYRMSLPDGKYEYISPAAVEIFGHSPQDFYDSPVLIKNIIHPDWHNYFEKQWSLLLSGEIPPFYEYPILDQFGETRWIHQRNVLIQSDSGKPIAIEGIVTDFTDRKKAEEALQKKERLQSKMVASIGDVIVIIDQDGINKYQSPNIEKWFGWKPEDVVGFGASENIHPEDKEAALKVLGTLMGESNATTTIECRYRCKDGSYKWIEFNGVNLLHDQDINGVLGNYRDISARRRLVDAMKESEERFRLMMRQSPSVIELYDTDGLQVEVNRAYEKLWGFPASHTVNKFNVLKSKEVEDSGLMEYVKRAYAGELVTVPVYKYDSRGETEAKGPGRVRWLSTTIYPLKNSAGDVQNIVITHEDVSESIYAEEEKNELETRLRQAQKLEA; translated from the coding sequence ATGCAAGATCAAATGAATCCTGAGATTAAATTTCCTCCTGAATACGGTGATGTGACCGAGTTAAACACCTGCCGTTTAATCCTTGATACGGTTGGGAAAGACACACTTGCTGAAATTGTTGCCAACTACGTTGATTTGCTGGGGACATCAGCGGCTATTTATGAAGTCAATGGTGACTATGCTTATGGCATTTCCTCTTCCAATTACTGCACCTATCTGGACCGAGCCTCAAGAGTATTATGCAGCACAGACGATGATGTTGAGACGTTAAGATGCGGTAAGTGGATCTGCCATGAATGCTGTTGGAATGAATCAGCACTTGAGGCGATCAAAACCCTCCAACCTGTTGATGTAGAATGTCCAGGAGGTCTTCATCTCTATGCGGTTCCGATCGTTGCTAATGGGCAAGCAATTGGAGCCATGAACATGGGATACGGCTCTCCTCCCACAGATCCTGAAAAACTTCAGAAGATTGCGGAACAATACCAGGTCGATATCGATGAACTTACCCAATTGGCGAATGCTTATGTTCCCCGCCCTGTTGAAATAGTTAAAGCAGCGAAATCTCAACTTGCGATTTCAGCAAAACTCATAGGGTATATTCTTGAGAGAAAAGAGGCAGAGGACTTATTAAAACAAAGTAAAAAAAGGCTCGAACTTGTCATAAAGGGTTCTAACGATGCTCCTTGGGACTGGGACTTAATCACAAACGAGCTTTATTATTCACCACAATGGTGGGCACAGCTAGGCTACACTCAAAATGCTTTACCTGCCGACTCCGCTCTCTGGGACAGACTGATGCATCCTGACGATGGAAAACATGTCAGCGATGTTTTCCCTGGGGCTCTCGACAATAATACCGACAGTTATCAGGTCGAATTTCGGCTTCAGCATAAAGACGGACATTATGTGCCGGTTCTTTCCCGTGGCACCATAACAAGGGATCAGGATGGCAAACCCATTCGTGTAACAGGCACGAATATGGATCTGACAGAACGGAAAGAAATTGAAGACAAGCTTCTCAAAAGTGAAGAACGTTATCGTCTTCTTGTAGAAAATACCAGAGATGTAATTTATAGGATGTCTCTCCCTGACGGGAAATATGAATACATAAGTCCTGCAGCAGTAGAAATTTTTGGACATTCTCCCCAAGATTTTTATGACTCCCCCGTTCTTATAAAGAACATAATTCACCCAGACTGGCACAATTATTTTGAGAAACAGTGGTCACTTCTTTTGTCCGGCGAAATCCCTCCTTTCTACGAGTATCCGATCTTAGATCAATTCGGCGAAACACGCTGGATTCACCAGCGAAATGTTCTCATTCAGTCTGATTCAGGTAAACCGATTGCTATTGAGGGCATTGTTACTGATTTTACCGACCGAAAAAAAGCTGAGGAGGCGCTGCAGAAAAAAGAAAGGCTTCAAAGTAAAATGGTAGCGAGCATTGGTGATGTAATCGTCATCATTGACCAGGATGGAATCAACAAATACCAAAGTCCAAACATTGAGAAATGGTTTGGCTGGAAGCCGGAAGATGTGGTCGGCTTTGGTGCATCGGAAAACATTCACCCTGAAGACAAAGAGGCTGCACTGAAAGTTCTTGGCACTCTCATGGGTGAATCCAATGCAACCACCACAATAGAATGCCGATACCGCTGCAAGGACGGCAGTTACAAATGGATCGAATTTAACGGGGTTAACCTTCTACACGACCAGGATATCAACGGGGTATTGGGGAATTACAGAGATATCAGCGCCCGCAGGCGCTTGGTGGATGCGATGAAGGAGAGCGAGGAACGTTTCAGGCTGATGATGCGTCAATCGCCCTCTGTGATTGAACTGTATGACACGGATGGTCTTCAGGTAGAAGTGAACCGAGCATATGAGAAGTTATGGGGTTTCCCGGCTAGCCATACTGTTAACAAGTTTAACGTCTTGAAAAGTAAAGAGGTCGAAGATTCCGGTTTGATGGAATATGTAAAAAGGGCATATGCCGGTGAATTAGTGACGGTTCCTGTTTACAAGTATGACTCCAGGGGTGAAACTGAAGCAAAAGGCCCAGGTAGAGTAAGATGGCTAAGCACCACAATATATCCATTAAAAAATAGCGCTGGTGATGTCCAAAATATAGTTATCACCCATGAAGATGTTTCTGAGTCAATATACGCAGAAGAAGAAAAGAACGAACTAGAAACTAGACTGCGACAAGCCCAGAAACTGGAAGCA